The Cryptomeria japonica chromosome 2, Sugi_1.0, whole genome shotgun sequence region CTAGTTAGTATCCTGAGGTTAAACCTTGACAAACTGTTTTGGTCCACGGCACTTATGCCTGTAAGTGTGACTgtatactatctgcagtagcagACAAACAAACATGCTGAAGTATCGTGAGTTTTCTTTAGAGTAGATATGATGATCCTATGTGCTCTAGTGGTTTTTGTAGTAGAGTCTATCTACTACCATTGATATTTTCCATTACCTGACTAGCTACACCTTTTGAGCTACCAGTCACTCAGCTAGCTCATACATAACTTACAGTCATGAATGGTCATAAAGTGAAGTCTCCAATCTATTCATGTTTGCATGTTAAAGTTGAGGTGAAACATTGGACATTTGGCTTTTGATGTGTTGTAAGTGGCTCCCTTAATGCAGTACACTACTTACCTAAAATGATTCTGTTGCTGGAGttccaagaaattaatctgttatGTCAAGTTTTCAACCCTGCTCACCATTGGCATCTATGTTGTATATTGATTTGAAAAGTCGTTTTGTTAAGACCTATTTTGTTGGTATCATGCAAAGACATTCTAACAAGGAAATCTGTTTCTGCAGATATTTGACAGAACTCACATTGAATGATGCTGAAGTAACTAACACTAGCGTTGATTGGATTGGCTGTTTTCCTGAGACAACAACTTCTTTGGTATCACTTAGTTTTGATTGTTTGGAGTGCCCCATAAACTTTGATGAACTGGAAAGGCTGGTTGCACGAAGTCCTTTCCTTAAAAAGCTAGGACTGAATAGATCTGTCTCTATAGTACAGCTGCAACGACTTCTTTTGAGAGCACCTCAGCTTACTACTCTTGGAACAGGTTCTTTTGGGTCTGAGTTTTTTCAAGAACAGGGAGAAAATCTACATGCTGTTTTTGGCAATTGCAAGTTGCTTCAGTGTTTGTCAGGTTTTCGTGAAATTGTCCCAGAGTACCTCCCTGCCATCTATCCAGTCTGCTGCAATTTAACTTTCTTGAATTTCAGCTTTGCTATTATTGGAAGAAGAGAGTTTGAAGAAGTTATCCGTCATTGCCATAAATTGCAGCGTCTTTGGGTTTGTTATCTTCCCCTCTCCACTCTCAATAAACATTATGATTAAGATAAAAATGTCAATGGAAGATCCTGGGTTCATTCATCGTAAGGCAAACTGAAATAGTTCACAAACAACTTAAGGTATAGTAAGATGAATGACCAATACATCTCAGATCGAATTTGGTTGCATTTCAAACTAGTGAGTTTTCCTTCATCGTCAACACGAAACTTGGATTTAGGGCCTGGTACCCTGTTCCTATACCTCTATTTACGCCTTCTGGTGATAGTGATAATAAAATGCATTTTAGTTGTACCCTTCTTCATACTCCTGTATCCAATCTTCAATGATGTCTGCAATTCTGTACTACGCATATATCCTATGTCCTGTGGTGTCTGCCTTCCTTTCATAGCTTGGGCTATTTCTTCTAGAACTGTGCTGAAGGGGTGCATGTGACTCTGACAGGAATAAATAACTAGAAACAACCACTGTTTAGAAGTTAGCTTGTTCGTTAAGGCTCATTTACTTTATAGCAAATGATTTCCTTTGTAATGGCAGAGTTATTATTTGTATGTTTTCTCAACTCGATATTCAAAattctaaatattaatttaaataaatgatacaTGCTTGTCATCAGGTTATGGATACAGTTGAAGACAGTGGACTGCATGCAGCTGCTGAAACATGTCGGGACTTGAGGGATCTGCGTGTGTTTCCAGTGGATGTACAAGAGAATGGTGTAAGTTGCGTATCTGACAAAGGTCTTGTTGCCATTTCAGAGGGTTGTCCAAATCTTGAATCTATTCTCTACTTTTGTCAACAAATGACCAATGCTGCAGTGGTGACCATGTCAAATAATTGTCAAAGTTTAGCTGTCTTTCGTCTTTGTATCATGGGTCGGTGCAAACCTGATTATATAACTGGTGAACCCATGGATGAAGGCTTTGGTGCGATTGTTAGAAACTGCAAAAACTTGACAAGGTTGGCAGTATCAGGTCTGCTTACTGACAAAGCATTTGAATACTTTGGGACATTTGGAAAATCATTAGAGATCTTATCAGTGGCATTTGCTGGTCAGAGTGACTTAAGTATGAAATATGTGCTGGATGGATGCAAAAATCTTCGAAAACTTGAGATTAGGGACAGCCCATTTGGAGATACTGCACTTTTATCTGGTTTGCATCACTATGAATCTATGAGATTTTTATGGATGTCTGATTGTAAAGTCACTGAGCATGGCTGCACAGAGCTTGCAAAGATAATACCTTCCCTTAATGTTGAAATGATTAGAGAGAACAAAGGAGAAAATGACTATCTTGTGGAGAAACTTTATGTATATCGTTCTGTTGCAGGGCCTAGGAATGATAAGCCATCATTCGTAATAACCTTTTAACCTgctacttttctttattttctcatggCAATTCTATTGTTTGGCTAAGCATTTCAGGGGCTATTCTCATGTTCTTTTGAACACAAAGTCCTTGTACATATTTTTCACTGCGTAGCCAAATATAATGGCAGAATAGAGCAGGAACTCCTTCAGTTATCTTATTTCAGGCATTGTAAACCAGGCTATGAATACTGGTTTCATATCAACTTGATGCAAATCTAGCTCATTCTTGGAAAACCAATTGATTATTGCTCAGGGCACATCCATAACCACTCAGTATCTGAATGCAACTATATATCTGAAAATATTGGTCATTCAGAACGATTGGGTAAGGTCCTCTTTAGTTGCATTTTGAAACATTTTTTCTGTTTGCAAATTAAGACATCAGAAATGAATCATATCCGTTTTGCTTAGGATTTGCAACTTATTGACAGACAAGAGTTAGATATTACATTTTAAAATAATTGTAGAGGTGTAGGCAAATAGCGGTTATTTTTTATGCTGATAGAGGATTCTGATCTCATTGAATTTTGCATATGTTTGGTCAGGTTATGTTAATGACTTTTTGATCTGTCCCTTTCTTGTTGATATGTTTATACAATTAGTTTTTCTACACCTGGTTTGGTTTAAACCATTTTGGCAAGGCTGTTGTAACCTATTCTCTTAGCGCACTATTTGTATTTTTCATTAATGATGAGAAATTCGACCAAGTGCAAATGTGCAATTATGTGGTTAATGTTGTCCCAGATAAAATTGTTTGATTACATAGGGTTTGGGTAGGGAGTAACCATGTTACGTGGCAGTGAAGGTTTGGCAATGATAGTATTCTTTTTATTTTTCGTAAATTATTGTTTCAGTCATATCCCAAACTGACTTTAACAGATCAAGAACTTTTTCTATCTTCCTCGCAAGTCTAAACAAATCTTTCCCATTGAAGCAAGCAGTGTCACCTATATTTTAAATAAGAAAAGCATTCATTTGTGACTGTAAACTAAAGCCCATAATGTGCTAGAGGATTCAAGGAAAATTAACAGCTTGAAATAGAAAATGTACAAAACATGGCTCAGTGCTTCCCAAATGCATTTTAAAGATAAAAAAGTAGTCTGGGACATGGTAAGAA contains the following coding sequences:
- the LOC131051525 gene encoding transport inhibitor response 1-like protein, which codes for MGDEQCEVIEEDEENAESGSSVGCQRIKMKAQPIFPYEVLEHVLAFVKSHKDRNTVSLVCKAWYKMESCTRNEVFIGNCYAVSPEIVVRRFPRIKSVILKGKPRFADFSLVPPNWGANLYPWIPAMAPVYRWLEKLYLKRMTVTDKDLSAIGDSFPNFKQLILVCCDGFTTTGLAMIASKCRYLTELTLNDAEVTNTSVDWIGCFPETTTSLVSLSFDCLECPINFDELERLVARSPFLKKLGLNRSVSIVQLQRLLLRAPQLTTLGTGSFGSEFFQEQGENLHAVFGNCKLLQCLSGFREIVPEYLPAIYPVCCNLTFLNFSFAIIGRREFEEVIRHCHKLQRLWVMDTVEDSGLHAAAETCRDLRDLRVFPVDVQENGVSCVSDKGLVAISEGCPNLESILYFCQQMTNAAVVTMSNNCQSLAVFRLCIMGRCKPDYITGEPMDEGFGAIVRNCKNLTRLAVSGLLTDKAFEYFGTFGKSLEILSVAFAGQSDLSMKYVLDGCKNLRKLEIRDSPFGDTALLSGLHHYESMRFLWMSDCKVTEHGCTELAKIIPSLNVEMIRENKGENDYLVEKLYVYRSVAGPRNDKPSFVITF